One part of the Macaca mulatta isolate MMU2019108-1 chromosome 6, T2T-MMU8v2.0, whole genome shotgun sequence genome encodes these proteins:
- the CCT5 gene encoding T-complex protein 1 subunit epsilon, translating to MASMGTLAFDEYGRPFLIIKDQDRKSRLMGLEALKSHIMAAKAVANTMRTSLGPNGLDKMMVDKDGDVTVTNDGATILSMMDVDHQIAKLMVELSKSQDDEIGDGTTGVVVLAGALLEEAEQLLDRGIHPIRIADGYEQAARVAIEHLDKISDSVLVDIKDTEPLIQTAKTTLGSKVVNSCHRQMAEIAVNAVLTVADMERRDVDFELIKVEGKVGGRLEDTKLIKGVIVDKDFSHPQMPKKVEDAKIAILTCPFEPPKPKTKHKLDVTSVEDYKALQKYEKEKFEEMIQQIKETGANLAICQWGFDDEANHLLLQNNLPAVRWVGGPEIELIAIATGGRIVPRFSELTAEKLGFAGLVQEISFGTTKDKMLVIEQCKNSRAVTIFIRGGNKMIIEEAKRSLHDALCVIRNLIRDNRVVYGGGAAEISCALAVSQEADKCPTLEQYAMRAFADALEVIPMALSENSGMNPIQTMTEVRARQVKEMNPALGIDCLHKGTNDMKQQHVIETLIGKKQQISLATQMVRMILKIDDIRKPGESEE from the exons TCTCATATAATGGCAGCAAAGGCTGTAGCAAATACAATGAGAACGTCACTTGGACCAAATG GGCTTGATAAGATGATGGTGGATAAGGATGGCGATGTGACTGTAACTAATGACGGGGCCACCATCTTAAGCATGATGGATGTTGATCATCAGATTGCCAAGCTGATGGTGGAACTGTCCAAGTCTCAGGATGATGAAATTGGAGATGGAACCACAGGAGTGGTTG TCCTGGCTGGTGCCTTGTTAGAAGAAGCGGAGCAATTGCTAGACCGAGGCATTCACCCTATCAGAATAGCTGATGGCTATGAGCAGGCTGCCCGCGTTGCTATTGAACACCTGGACAAGATCAGTGATAGCGTCCTTGTTGACATAAAGGACACCGAACCCCTGATTCAGACAGCAAAAACCACGCTGGGCTCCAAAGT gGTCAACAGTTGTCACCGACAGATGGCTGAGATTGCTGTGAATGCCGTCCTCACTGTAGCAGATATGGAGCGGAGAGATGTTGACTTTGAGCTTatcaaagtagaaggcaaagtGGGCGGCAGGCTGGAGGACACTAAATTGATTAAGGGCGTGATTGTGGACAAGGATTTCAGTCACCCACAGATGCCGAAA AAAGTGGAAGATGCTAAGATTGCAATTCTCACATGTCCATTTGAACCacccaaaccaaaaacaaagcaTAAGCTGGATGTGACGTCTGTTGAAGATTATAAAGCCCTTCAGAAATACGAAAAGGAGAAATTTGAAGAGATGATTCAACAA ATTAAAGAGACTGGTGCTAACCTAGCAATTTGTCAGTGGGGTTTTGATGATGAAGCAAATCACTTACTTCTTCAGAACAACTTGCCTGCGGTTCGCTGGGTAGGAGGACCTGAAATTGAG CTGATTGCCATCGCTACAGGAGGTCGCATCGTCCCCAGGTTCTCAGAGCTCACAGCCGAGAAGCTGGGCTTTGCTGGTCTTGTACAGGAGATCTCATTTGGGACAACTAAGGATAAAATGCTGGTCATCGAGCAGTGTAAGAACTCCAGAGCTGTAACCATTTTTATTAGAGGAGGAAATAAGATG ATCATTGAGGAGGCGAAACGATCCCTTCACGATGCATTGTGTGTCATCCGGAACCTCATCCGCGATAATCGTGTGGTGTATGGAGGAGGGGCTGCTGAGATATCCTGTGCCCTGGCAGTTAGCCAAGAGGCGGATAAG TGCCCCACTTTAGAACAGTACGCCATGAGAGCGTTTGCCGACGCGCTGGAGGTCATCCCCATGGCCCTCTCTGAAAACAGTGGCATGAATCCCATCCAGACGATGACCGAAGTCCGAGCCAGACAGGTGAAGGAGATGAACCCTGCTCTTGGCATCGACTGTTTGCACAAGGGGACAAATG ATATGAAGCAACAGCATGTCATAGAAACCTTGATTGGCAAAAAGCAACAGATATCTCTTGCAACACAAATGGTTAGAATGATTTTGAAGATTGATGACATTCGTAAGCCTGGAGAATCTGAAGAATGA